Proteins found in one bacterium genomic segment:
- the ribH gene encoding 6,7-dimethyl-8-ribityllumazine synthase, whose protein sequence is MKVKEGILDAKGKKFGIVISRFNEFISKHLLEGAVDCIKRHNGSEESIDVVWVPGSVEAVFAVSKMAGSEKYDAVICLGAIIRGETPHFEYVSSQITRAIAQLNMDGKTPVSFGIVTADSTDQAIERAGTKMGNKGWFAALSAIEMANLKTVL, encoded by the coding sequence ATGAAAGTAAAGGAAGGTATTTTAGATGCAAAAGGAAAGAAGTTCGGGATAGTTATTAGCAGGTTCAATGAATTTATTTCAAAACATCTTTTAGAAGGTGCGGTTGACTGTATTAAGCGGCATAATGGAAGTGAAGAGAGTATAGATGTGGTATGGGTACCCGGTAGTGTTGAAGCGGTCTTTGCTGTTTCAAAAATGGCAGGAAGTGAGAAGTATGATGCTGTTATCTGTCTCGGAGCAATAATAAGAGGGGAGACCCCGCACTTTGAGTATGTGAGTTCCCAGATAACGAGGGCGATAGCACAATTGAATATGGATGGTAAGACACCGGTTTCTTTTGGTATTGTGACAGCGGATTCAACAGACCAGGCAATAGAGAGGGCAGGAACAAAGATGGGGAACAAAGGATGGTTTGCAGCACTTTCAGCCATTGAGATGGCAAATCTTAAGACAGTCCTGTAA
- the nusB gene encoding transcription antitermination factor NusB, which translates to MKRRKARELAMIFLYQMEIRDELEGFNEKVLNSFLDEQEIKDEEIAEFTRHLIKGTIENLPVIDRSISESSINWSLKRMPYIDRNIMRIAIYEMLFVDTVPEIVSINEAIELAKKYGSRESPKFVNGILHKIKEEYKKIQSRDEKG; encoded by the coding sequence ATGAAAAGAAGGAAAGCAAGAGAACTTGCAATGATATTCCTTTATCAGATGGAGATAAGGGATGAGTTAGAGGGATTCAATGAAAAGGTTTTAAACTCTTTTCTTGATGAACAAGAGATAAAGGATGAAGAGATAGCGGAGTTTACTCGCCACCTTATAAAAGGTACTATTGAAAACCTTCCTGTTATAGATAGAAGTATATCAGAGAGTTCTATCAACTGGTCACTCAAAAGGATGCCATATATAGACAGAAATATTATGAGGATTGCAATATATGAAATGTTATTCGTTGATACTGTACCAGAGATTGTATCTATAAATGAAGCAATAGAGTTAGCGAAGAAATATGGTTCAAGAGAGTCCCCTAAATTTGTAAATGGAATCCTGCATAAGATAAAAGAAGAATATAAGAAAATCCAATCCAGAGATGAAAAAGGATAA